CGCGATAAGCCCCGTTCCCTCCGGATGTCCTCGGGGGAACGGGGCTTCCGCTCGGTCGCGGCGGCGGAGGTCAGACCTGGAGCAGGCGCTCCAGGGTCACGGCGATGCCGTCCTCGTCGTTCGACGCGGTGATCTCGGAGGCCACGGCCTTCAGGTCGTCATGCGCGTTGGCCATCGCCACACCGTGCGCGGCCCAGCCGAACATCGGTATGTCGTTGGGCATGTCACCGAACGCGATGGTGTCCGCCGCGCGCAGCCCCAGCCGACGGGAGGCCAGCGAGAGACCGGTGGCCTTGTTGAGCCCCAGCGGGAGGATCTCCACGATCCCCTCGCCCGCCATGACCACATCCACCAGAGCGCCCACGGTCTCCCGCGCGGCTTCGGCCAGAGCGTCGTCGCCGAGGGTGGGGTGCTGGATGTAGATCTTGTTCAGGGGGGCCGCCCACAGCTCGGAGCGGTCCGCGAGAGCGATCACCGGCAGGGGTCCCTCATGGACCGCGTAACCGGGGCTGACGAGCACCTCGCCATCGAGACCGTCCCGGCTCGCCGCCAGCGCCAGCGGACCGACCTCGGCCTCCAGCTTGGACAGCGCGAGCCCGGCGAGCTGCCGGTCCAGCGTCAGCGAGGTCAGCAGCCGGTGCTCACCGGCGTGGTAGAGCTGCGCCCCCTGGCCGCAGACGGCCAGCCCCTCGTAGCCGAGGTCGTCGAGTATGTGCCGGGTCCAGGGCACGGACCGGCCGGTGACGACGATGTGCGCCGCGCCCGCCGCCGTGGCGGCGGCCAGCGCCTCACGGGTGCGCCGCGAGACCGTCTGGTCCTCGCGCAGCAGCGTGCCGTCGAGGTCCGTCGCGATCAGCGTGTACGGAAAGAGGGCCGGGCTCACTTGGCGACCGGCTCCAGCAGCTCCCGGCCGCCGAGGTAGGGGCGGAGCACCGGGGGCACCCGGACCGACCCGTCGGCGAGCTGGTGGTTCTCCAGGAGCGCCACGATGGTGCGCGGGACCGCGCACAGCGTGCCGTTGAGCGTCGCCAGCGGCTGGACCTTCTTGCCCTCCCGCATCCGCACCGACAGCCGGCGGGCCTGGAAGCTGTCGCAGTTCGACGCGGAGGTCAGCTCGCGGTACTTGCCCTGGGTGGGAATCCACGCCTCGCAGTCGTACTTGCGCGAGGCGGAGGCACCGAGGTCACCGGTGGCCACGTCGATCACCTGGAACGGCAGCTCCAGGCTGGTCAGCCACTGCTTCTCCCACTCCAGCAGCCGCTTGTGCTCGGCCTCGGCGTCCTCCGGCATCACATAGGAGAACATCTCGACCTTGTCGAACTGGTGCACACGGAAGATGCCCCGGGTGTCCTTGCCGTACGTACCGGCCTCGCGGCGGTAGCAGGGCGAGAAACCGGCGTACCGCAGCGGAAGCTGGTCCGCGTCGATGATCTCGTCCATGTGGTACGCGGCGAGCGGCACCTCGGAGGTGCCGACCAGGTAGTAGTCGTCCTTCTCCAGGTGGTAGACGTTCTCGGCGGCCTGGCCGAGGAAGCCGGTGCCCTCCATGGCGCGGGGGCGGACCAGCGTCGGGGTCAGCATCGGGGTGAAACCGGCCTCGGTCGCCTGGGCGATCGCCGCGTTCACCAGCGCCAGCTCCAGCAGGGCGCCGACACCGGTGAGGTAGTAGAAGCGCGAGCCCGAGACCTTGGCGCCGCGCTCGACGTCGATGGCGCGGAGGGCCTCGCCCAGCTCCAGATGGTCCTTGGGCTCGAAACCCTCGGCGGCGAAGTCGCGGATCGTGCCATGGGTCTCCAGGACGACGAAGTCGTCCTCGCCGCCGACCGGGACGTCCTCGTGGACGATGTTCCCGAGGCGCAGCAGCAGCCGCTTGGCCTCCTCGTCGGCCTCGTTCTGCGTGGCTTCGGCGGCCTTGACCTCGCTCTTCAGCTGCTCCGCCCGCTTCAGCAGCTCCGCCCGCTCCTCGGGCGACGCCTTGGGGACGAGCTTGCCGAGCTGCTTCTGCTCGGAGCGCAGCTCGTCGAAGCGGACGCCGGACGACCTGCGCCGCTCATCGGCGGAGAGCAGGGCGTCGACAAGCTCGACGTCCTCTCCACGGGCGCGCTGGGAGGCGCGAACACGGTCGGGGTCCTCACGGAGCAGGCGAAGGTCAATCACCCCACCAGGCTACCCGGGTGCGCTCCCGGCCCGGCCACTCCTTTACCGCCACCTACGGCTTTTTGTCTAAATTGCTCGTTTTGCCGGATTGGGTGAGCGAGATTCTGAATGCAGTGATGTGTGATGGTGCCGTCAAGCCGGAGTGTCCGCATTCGCCGGTACGGGGCAGGGGTGAGGCTGAAATTTGACCCATGTCCGGTGTGTCGTGCGGCACTTGGCCGGACCTTGTCCACAGGATTGCGGGATTCCAGAAAGTTATCCACAGGCTGTGCGGAAGTCTTGTGGATCGTGGAGCATAGCCATAACGCGATCGGCGAAGGAGCGGAGTCATCTCCTCTTAAACCTTCTCGATGCGGTCATTCGGGTGGGAAATGCTCGCTCCAAAGAGTTGATCAATGAAATCGGGGTGACGGGGAGACGGCGTGCGAGGGAGGTGAATCTCTGGCGGAGGGCGGGAAGCGGAGGGTGGCCGTCAGGTCGCATGCCGTCGCCGAACGCGGTGATGTCGACTTGTCCCCAGGCTCCCGGGAAAGCCTGTGGATAACTCTGTGGACAGAGAAAGTCAGCAGGTAGGACAGTTCCGGTCATCGGATCGGACACCTGCGAGCGGTCCAGAGCGACGAGGATGACGCGGAAGCGGCCCCCGGTCATCGCCTGGAACCGGAAGAGCCGGAAGGGCCGGAAGAGCAGGGGCAGCCGGGACGGGGAGGCGCGGAGGGACGGGGGCGCCCGGCGAGGGGGTGGGGACGGGGGAGCGGGGAGGGCGGGGTGGGGGGGAGGGGAGCCCCCCGGGGACCGACCCCCAGGCGCGTGAAGGGAAGCCTCAGCCCCGCCCGTCCTGGCAGCGCCCCAGCCAGTCCGACGCCTCCGTGAAGTCCGCGTCCGATGTTCCCGCCCGGGGCTTCGACACCTTGTCCGGTGTCACCCCGGCCCGCGGGTAGGAGCCGAGGAACCGCACCTTCGGGGCGGTGCGCTTCAGCCCCATCAGTGCCTCGGCCACCCGCCGCTCGGTGATGTGGCCCTCGGCGTCCACGGCGAAGCAGTAGTTCCCGATTCCCTCTCCCGTGGGCCGGGACTGGATCAGCATCAGGTTGACGCCGCGTACCGCGAACTCCTGGAGGAGTTCGAGCAGCGCGCCGGGCCGGTCGGTGCCCAGCCAGATGACCACCGAGGTCCGGTCGGCGCCGGTGGGTGCCGCGGGCCGGGCCGGGCGGCCCACCAGGACGAATCGGGTCTCCGCGTTCTGCGCGTCGTGGATGTCGGTGACCAGGGCTTCGAGCCCGTAGGTCGCGGCGGCGAACTCGCCCGCGAAGGCGGCGTCGTACTTGCCTTCCTTGACGAGCCGCGCCCCGTCGGCGTTGGAGGCGGCGGACTCCCACAGCGCGTCGGGCAGGTTGGCCCGGAGCCAGTTGCGGACCTGGGGCTGGGCGACCGGGTGCCCGGTCACCGTCCGTACGTCGGACAGCCGGGTACCGGGCCGTACCAGCAGGGCGAACGCGATCGGCAGCAGCACCTCGCGGTAGATCATCAGCGGTGTGCCGGAGGCCAGCTCGTCGAGGGTGGCGGTGACGCCGCCTTCCACCGAGTTCTCGATGGGGACGAGGGCCGCCGCGGCGTCCCCGTTGCGGACGGCGTCGAGGGCGGCGGGCACGGACACCATCGGGACGAGTTCCCGGGTGGCGGCTTCCGGGAGCGTGCGGAGGGCGGCTTCGGTGAAGGTGCCCTCGGGACCCAGATACGTGTAGCGCGTGGCTGACATACGGTCACCCTAATGCGAGCCGGAGCGGGCTCCGTCCCACCGGGGCGGCCACCGGCACCCGGGCCGGGCCCCGGCTGTCCGGGGATGCCCGGCCCGCCGTCCGCGCACCGCCCGGCCCATCGTGGGACGGCGCCCGCCCCGCTGAGGGACGGCGCCCGACCCACCGCAGGACCGTGCCCGACCGCCCCGAGCCCCGGCCGCCCCGAGCCGCGACCGCCCCGGGCCCTGAGCCGTCAGGACTCCAGCAGCCGCTGCCCCACGTACTCGCCCTCCCGCGCCCCGCCCGGTACCGCGAACAGTCCGCTCGCCTCATGGCGGATGAACGGTGAGAGCGCGTCGCCCCGGTCGAGTTTCCGCTGCACCGGGACGAAGCCCCGCAGCGGGTCCGCCTGCCAGCAGACGAAGAGCAGCCCGGCGTCCGGTGTGCCGTCGGGCCCGATCCCGTCGTGATACGAGAAGGGCCGCCGCAGCATCGCGGCCCCGCCGTTCTGCTCCGGCGCGGAGATCCGTGCGTGGGCGTTGGCCGGGATGGCCGGCTGTCCGTCCGGGCGCAGCTCGTCGAGGGCGAGCGGGGTGGTCTCCGTCCCTCCGGTGAGGGGCGCGCCGTCCGCCTTGCGGCGTCCGATGATCTCCTCCTGCCGGGTCAGGGCGAGTCGCTCCCAGTCGTCGAGCAGCATGCGGATGCGGCGGACGACGGCGTACGAGCCTCCCGCGAGCCAGTCGTCCGCGCCGCCCGCGCTGTTCGTGCCGCCCCGAGGGGTTCCCGCGCCCGCCGGGGGGACGAAGATCCGGCGGTCGAAGTCGGGGTCCGAGGGCTGGGGGTTGTTGGTGCCGTCGACCTGGCCCATGAGGTTGCGGGCGGTCATCGGGCGGGCGGTCGCGCCGGGGGAACGATTGAATCCGTTCATCTGCCAGCGCACGCGTGCCGCGTCCGCCGCGGCCCGCTGGATCTCCCGCAGCGCGTGGAAGGCGACGAGGCCGTCGTCGGCGCCGATCTGTATCCACAGGTCGCCGTTGGAGCGCCGGGGGTCCAGCCGGTCGGCGGAGAAGGGCGGCAGCGGGTCGAGTCCCGCGGGCCGCCGGTCGGCCAGGCCGGTGCGGTCGAAGAAGGTGCGTCCGAAGCCGAAGGTGAGCGTCAGCGAGGAGGGCCCGGCGTCCAGGGCGATCCCGGTGTCGTCGGTTCCGGCGGGCTGCCCGTCCATCAGCCCGGCGGCCAGCGCGGACCAGCGGCGCATCAGGGCGGCGGCTTCCTTGCGGCCTGCGCCGGGGGCGAGGTCGAAGGCGACCAGATGGCCGCGCGACTGCGCCGGGGTGGTGATTCCGGGCTGGTGCTCGCCGTGGAAGGCGACGGTGGTGGAGCCGACCGAGGCCAGCTCGGCGGGGGTGTCGTCGAGGGCGGCGGCCCGGACGGCCGCGCCGCCCACCGCCCCCAGGGCCAGCCCTCCGGCGCCGACCGCGCCCGCCGTGCCGAGGAGTCGTCGTCTCGATACACCGGTGCTCTCCGGAACGGTGCTCTCCGTAACGGGGGTTTCCGGAACGGTGCTTTCCGGCGCGGCCTTCTCCGCCGGGTGTCCGCCGGACTCCATGGGCTTGGCGCTTCTCACAGGCTTCTCGGTCCGCCGGGTGCGTCGGGTGCGTCGGGTCTGTTCGTTCTGCTGCGTCTGCTGCGTCTGCTGCGTCTGCTGCGTCTGCGGGGTCCGCCGGGTCTGTTCGCTCGATGCGCCGGACGTGTCGTGCACGGGTTTCACGGGAGCATCAGCCGATCTTCAGAGTGTCGGCGACGGTCGTCTGGTCGATGTCGGAGGTCCGCACGGTCACCTGGACCTTCCAGTCGCCGGGCAAGGGGATCTGCACCGAAGCCGTGCTCCAGTGCCCGGGCGCCAGCCGTTCGGGTGCCACCGGCAGCGGGCCGACCTGCTGGGCCTGGAGCGTGAACGAGATTTTCAGCTCGGGCACGTCCAGGGGCCTGCCGTCCTTGCCGTCGACCCACACATGCAGGGCGTTGCCGCCGGGGCGGGCCGGGTCGAGGGTGAGGCGCACGGTGCCGCTGCCGTCGGTGCCGCCGGTGTCGAACGGCAGCTTCAGCTCCACCGGGCCGCGGGGCGCGGCCGGGGCCGCGGCCGAGGAGCCGCCCGGGCCGCCGTTCTGTTCCGTCGCCTCGGCCGTGCGGCCCGGTTCGGTGGTGGTCAGAACGGTGGTCACGGCGAGCAGCACCACCGCGACGCCGGTCTCGGCGAGCACGGAACGGCGCAGTCCGGCGCGGTCGGGGTCGGCGTCGCGCTCCTTCTTGCGGCGGGCGGTCGCCATGACGGCCCGCTGCCGGGCGAGCTGGGCGGCGCGTACGGGATCGGGTGCGCCGCCGCCGCCGCTGGCGCTGCCGTCGTCGTCGCCGGTGCCCCTGCCCATGTCTTCGGTCCCAGTGGTCCCAGCGGTACCGGCAGCCTCAGCGGCCCCGGAGCCGCCCGTCTCCGCCCCCTCCGGCCCGCGTTCGGCACCGGCCAGCCGCGCCGTCCATGTCCGTGAGTACCGGGCGACCCCGAGCATCACGGCCACCAGCGCCACCTTGACCAGCAGCCAGCGCCCGTACTCCGTACCGGTCAGCGCGGACCACGACCCGAGCTGCCGCCAGGACTGGTAGAGCCCGGTGACCGCGAGGACGACCACGCTCGCGAAGGCGACCCGGGAGAACCGCCGCGCCGCGTCCGCCCCGAACGACGGCACCCGGTGGAGCGCCGTCAGCAGGGCCGCGAGCCCGCCGAGCCAGCAGGCGACGGCCAGCAGATGCAGCACGTCCAGCGGCATCGCGAGCCCCGTCTGGATGCCCGTCGAGGCGTGTTCCGAGAGTGCCCAGGTGGCGGCGATCCCGGCGGCGACCACCGTGCCGCCGACCGCGAGCCCGAAGGTGAGGTCCTTCTCCCGGCCGCCGTCCCGCGCGCCGCCGTCACCGCCGTCCCGCGCACCACCGTTACCAGTGGCACCACCGTCACCCGCGTCATCCGCGCTGTCCGCGCCGGAGCCGCCCGCCGCCACCGCCCGCGTCTCCCTCGCGTAGGTGCCGAACAGCACCGCGATGAACAGCGCCGCCGCGCCGAGCAGCAGCAGCCGGGAGACGAGCGCCGCGCCCGTCTTCGTCTCCAGGACGGGCTGGAGCCCGCCGAGGTCGAAGACGTCGGCGAGCGTCCCGGAGGTGGTGTACGGGCCGCGCAGCAGCAGCATGGCGAGGGTGGACGCGGTGAGGGCGACCCACGACCGGGCGACGAGCCGTTGCAGCGGCCTCGCCCCCGCGCCGGGCCGCCAGCACAGCTGGATGAACGCGACCGCGCCGACCAGCAGCGCGAACGAGCCGTACGCCGTGTACCGCGCGAGGTCGTAGAGGACGCCGACGGCGCCGCCGCCCGCCTCCTGGTCGGGGAGGGCGACCTGGGTCGCGGAGGGCGCGCCGATGGAGAAGGTGAACGCGCCCGAGATGGGGTGGCTGTCGGCGGACACGCCCTGCCAGGCCACGGTGTAGGTGCCGTCGGGCAGCTCCGGCCGCAGTTCGGTGCCGTACCGGACCGTCCCGCCTTCGGAGAGGTCGCGCACGGTGCCGGTGTCGGCGCGTTTCCCGCTGGGTTCGAGGACCCGGATGGAGTCCTTCCCCAGGGCGATCTGCTCGGAGAAGGTGAGGGACACCTCCCGGGGGGCGGTCGCGACCACCGCCCCGTCCTGGGGATCGCTCCCGGTCAGGGCGGCGTGTGCCGACGCGGGTGGCGCGGCGGCGAGCAGCGCGCCGATGACCGTGCCGAGCAGCACGGCCAGGGCGAGCAGCGCGCGTACCGGGCCTGGTGCCGGGACGGGGCGCGGGGCGGTGGTGGCGGTCATGATGCGGTGGTCCGTCCCCTCGTCACCGGTGGTTCTTCGGGTTGTGCGACGGTTCCTCGACCGGGAGGTCGACCGTGATCGGGTCGGATTTCTCGAAGCGCAGCTCCACCGTGACGGTGTCGCCCTGTTCGGGGCGGTGCTTGAGGCCCATGAACATGATGTGGCTGCCGCCGCGTTCGAGGTCCAGCGCGCCACGGGCGGGGACGTCGAACTCCGCGACCTTCCGCATCCGCTGGTCCTTCGACTCGTGGATCGACACATCGTCGGAGAGCGCGCTGGTGACACCGGTCAGCTTGTCGGCGGTGCCGCCTTCGTTGCGTACGGTGAGGAATCCGGCGGCCACGTCGTTGACGGGCTGGGGCATGAAGGCGCCGTCGACGGTGAGCCGGGGCGGGCCGTCGTCCGGGCCGGAGCCGTCGCCGCCGGTGGAGCAGCCGGTGAGCGCCAGTGCCGCGGCGAGGGCGAGTGCCGCTCCGAGGCGGGCGCGCGGGTCCCGGCGTCGGCGGTCGGCGCGCGGGGTCCGGCGGCCGGTGGTGCGCAGGGGGTCCCGGGGGGTCACGGCTTCTCCCCCCGTACGAGCTTGGGCAGGTCCTTGGCGAACTCGTCGGACGAGGTGTTCTCGCCGTAGAGTACATATCCCTGGTCGGTCTCGGGGGAGAACGCGACGACCTGGGCTCCGTGCATGGACACGACCGAGCCCTTCTCCTTCTTGGCGGGGTCGATGCCGATGCCGACCTGACGGGCGCCCGCCTGGATGGTGGGGAAGTCGCCGCTGAGGCCGATGAAGGACTTGTCCCCGGCGGCGGGCAGCCACTCGCCCAGCGCCTTGGGGGTGTCGCGTTCGGGGTCGGTGGTGACGAAGACGACCTGGAGCTTGTCCTGGTCGGCCTGGGGGAGGGTCTTCTCGGCGATGGCGATGTTGCTCATCGTCACCGGGCAGACGTCCGGGCAGTGGGTGTAGCCGAAGAAGAGCAGCGTGGGCTTGCCCTTGGTCTGCTCCCGCAGGTCGTACTTCTTGCCCCGGGTGTCGGTGAGGACGAGGTCGGGCTTGGTGTACGGGCGGTCGAGCACCGTGCCGGGCTTGGCCTCCTGGGTGGCGGAGATCTCGGCGACGCCGTCGTCGGACGCCTTGTTCCCGGAGCCGCCGGAGCAGGCGGAGAGGGTGAGGGCGGCGGCCAGGGTGAGCGCGGCGGCGGTCACGGTCTTCTGCCGGGAGGTACGGGAGGTACGGGAGGTACGGGGAGTGCGGGGGGTACGGGCGTTACGCATGGAACGACATCCCAGGGGTGTGTGCGGCTCGGCGGGTACGGGCGGCGGTGCGGCGGTTCATCCGGCGGGTCACCGGTGGGGTCACGCGGCGCGGCGGCGGCCGGCGAGGACACCGAAGGCGACACCGGCGGCACCGACCAGGATGCCGACCACGCCCAGCACCCGGGCGGTCGGGTCGGACCCGTCGTCGCCCTGGTCGGACCCGGCGGAGGAGGTGGTGCCGGACGCGCCGTCGTGACCGCCGTGCGCCCCGCCCTTCTCCTCCTTCGTGCCCTTCCCGTCCGTCGCGCCCTTCTGGGCCTTCTGCTGCCCGCCACTCGCGTGGTGGTCCGCGCCCGCGGCGGTCAGCTCCAGCACCGGAGCGGGCGACTGCGGCTCCTCACCGCCCTCGGCGGGCACCTCGATCCAGCGCACGACCTCGTTGTTGTCGTAGGTCTGGAGCGCCTTGAAGACCACCCGGCCGCTGTCCTCGGGAAGCTGTCCGAGCGATACGGGGAACTGCTGGAACTGGCCCGGCCCGATCTTGGAGCCGTCCGCGGTCCAGGTGATCCGCGAGACGGCCTCGGTGATCTGCTTGCCGTGCACGGTGAGCGGCTTGTCCAGCTTCGCCGTGGTGACGGAGACCTTCCAGCCGGGGACGGGCTGCGGCAGCACCGACGCCATCGGCTGGTCGGTGGGGAGGTTCACCTCCAGCTTCACGGTGGAGGCGTCGTCGCGCTCATTGGGGACCTTGAAGTTGACGGTGGCGTAGCCGCCGCGCGCCGCCTCGCCCTGCGGCTGCACGCTGACGTGCGCGAAGGCGGGGCCGGAGAACAGCAGTACGGCGGAGGCGCCGATCCCGCCCGCGATCACCGTTCGAACGATACGAGGGGAACGGGCACCGCGGCCCGTACGGGCCGGGGCGGCGGCGTCGGTGTCGGCGGTGCGGGAACGCTGAAAACCACGCATAAAGGTCATGGTGCGAACACTCCATCACGTCAGGGAGAAAGCGAGCGGAAAGGGGATGTGCCGGGTGGACGGATCGACCCACACGGGCACCACGGCCCCACTCCTGACGAGCGGGCCGGATCAGGCGGCGAGAACGCAGCGGGCGGGCGGCCCGCGCCTGATCACGGTGTGCTGAAGTGCCTCGCCGGAGACCGGCGGAGGAGGTTCCTCCCGATGGCGCCGCGGCCCTGCCGGAGCGGCGGACCCCGTCGGCAGACCGGCCCCCAGCGCGCACGCGAGCGCCAGCGCGGCCCGCAGCGGGGCCAGCCACGCCGCCTCCGCCTGCCCGGCCGTCTCCCGGGCCGTACGCGCCGAGCGCTCCGACAGCCGGACCAGCCGCGCCAGCGCCAGATCGCCGCGCCGCAGCAGCCAGCCCGTGGCCACCGCGGCCAGCAGATGACCGAGCAGCATCGGCAGGGACGGCAGCAGCTCGGGCGCGGGCACGGGGTGCGCGGGACCCGGTGCCACCGGCGGGTTCAGACCGGCGAGTGTGACGACCCGTCGCGCCTCGGCCGCGTCCAGCGTGGCCGGACCGGCCCCGCAGACCAGCTCCGCCGCCATCCGGATCAGCGCGTCGTCACCGCTCACGGAACCGCTCGCGGAGCCACCGGCCCCGGTGCGGTGCCGCTGCCCCAGCCCGAAGAGCGTGTGCAGCGCGAGCTGCCCCGCGCCCAGCGCGAGACCGATCACGAGAAGGGAGCGCGCGCGCCCCGCCAGCGGCAGGACCAGCGCGAACACCCCGGCGAAACCGGCCGCGAGCGTCCACCACGGGACCGCCGCGCAGGAGGCCACCGCATGCCCCGTCGCGGACAGCGCGACACAGACCGCGGCGAACACCGCGGCCCTCAGCAGCCGTGGGCCGGCCTTCGTCCGCACCCGGCCGAGCGGTCCGGACGAGGGGTCCGGCGGCAACGGCGCGCGGGGCGGAAGGGGCGGCGAGGACGGGGACGACATGGCCGGGTCATCATCCCACTGCGCCCCGTGCCCCCGGACGCCAGGTCCATGCTTCGCCCGCCGGACCGTGCGCCGTGCCGGACACCGGGGCCGCGCCGCCGGGCACCGGCTCCGCCGAGCGCCCGACTTCGGCCATGTCCCGGGGATCACCCGGACCCCCGCACTCCGGTGCGACCGGCGGGTACGGCCGGGGCACCGCCACACCGTCGGCCGAATGAGCGCAATCCCGGGGACGGCGTGCTTATGGTTCACCTCCCAGGGGCAATACGTATCGGTATGTCGAGCCGCAGCCAGGAGGCCGGAGTATGAGCATCTGGTGGTCACTCCATTTGCGGCGTGAGGCCGCGAGCATTCCGCTCGCACGCCGGCTCCTGGTCGGCGCGATGGAGACCGCCGGAGTCGACCCCGATGTCTCCTTCGATCTCTCCGTGGCGCTCAGCGAGGCATGCGCCAACGCCGTCGAGCACGGCGGCGGTCAGGGAACGGGGCACTCCGCGGGGGCCTATCGCGTGACCGCCTACCTGGACGGCGAGAAGTGCCGCATCGAGGTCACGGACTCGGGGCCCGGCTTTCCCGCGCGGCGCGCGGGCTGCGCCCACACCAGAGCGCAGCAGATCCCGCCGACCGCGGAGAGCGGGCGCGGACTCTGTCTGATCGAGCAGCTCGCCGACCATGTGCACTTCGGCAACCGGCCCGGGCACGGGGCCGTGGTCAGCTTCGACAAGGCGCTGAAATTCCAGGAGGGCGCGTTGCTCAAAGTGTCGTGAGCCCCACCCGGGTTCCACGACGCCTTGAGCAACGCGCCCTCCTCGTGTCCGGACCGGCCCTCCGGCCGCCCGGGTGGCCCGGCCCCGTCGGGGCCGGGCCGGGGCGGGTCAGCCCTTGAGCGAGGCCATCCAGGACTCGATCTCCTCGGCACGGCGCGGCAGCGCGTCCGAGAGGTTCCGGTTCCCGTCCTCGGTGATCAGGATGTCGTCCTCGATCCGGACGCCGATGCCGCGGTACTCCTCCGGCACGGTCAGATCGTCGACCTGGAAGTAGAGACCGGGCTCCACCGTCAGGCACATGCCCGGCTCCAGGGTGCCGTCGACATAGCTCTCGGTACGCGCGGCGGCGCAGTCGTGGACGTCCATGCCGAGCATGTGACCGGTGCCGTGCAGGGTCCAGCGGCGCTGGAGACCCAGTTCGAGCACCCGCTCCACCGGGCCCTCGACCAGGCCCCACTCCACCAGACGCTCGGCCAGCACCCGCTGGGCGGCGTCGTGGAAGTCACGGAACTTGGCCCCCGGCTGCACGGCCGCGATGCCCGCCTCCTGGGCGTCGTACACCGCGTCGTAGATCTTGCGCTGGAGCTCGGAGAAGCGGCCGTTGATCGGCAGCGTGCGCGTGACGTCGGCGGTGTACAGCTCCGTGGTCTCCACACCGGCGTCGAGCAGCAGCAGATCGCCGGAGCGGACCGCGCCGTCGTTGCGGACCCAGTGCAGGGTGGTGGCGTGCGGACCGGCGGCGCAGATGGAGCCGTAGCCGACGTCGTTGCCCTCGACCCGGGCGCGCAGGAAGAACGTTCCTTCGATGTAGCGCTCGCTGGTGGCCTCGGCCTTGTCGAGGACCTTCACCACGTCCTCGAAGCCGCGGGCGGTGGAGTCGCACGCCTTCTGGAGTTCCGCGATCTCGAACGCGTCCTTCACCAGCCGCGCCTCGGAGAGGAAGACGCGCAGCTCCTCGTCCCGCTCGGCGGTGACCTTGTCGGTGAGGGCGGCCTCGATACCGGCGTCGTGGCCGCGGACGGCGCGGACCGGACCGGTGGCCTCGCGCAGCAGCTCCGGCAGCTCCCGGACGTCCTTCGCGGGCAGGCCGAGAAGCTGCTCCGCCTCACCGAGGGAGTGCCGGCGGCCCACCCACAGCTCGCCCTGGCCGGAGAGCCAGAACTCGCCGTTCTCCCGGTCGGAGCGGGGCAGCAGATAGATGGTCGCCGTGTGGCCGTCGGCGGTGGGCTCCAGGACGAGGACGCCGTCCTCGGTCTGGTCGCCGGTGAGGTAGGCGTACTCCGTGGCGGCACGGAACGAGTACTCCGTGTCGTTGGAACGGGTCTTCAGATTCCCCGCCGGGATCACCAGGCGCTCGCCCGGGAAACGCCGGGAGAGGGCGGCACGGCGCGCCGCGGTGTGCGTGGCCT
The nucleotide sequence above comes from Streptomyces clavuligerus. Encoded proteins:
- a CDS encoding HAD family hydrolase — encoded protein: MSPALFPYTLIATDLDGTLLREDQTVSRRTREALAAATAAGAAHIVVTGRSVPWTRHILDDLGYEGLAVCGQGAQLYHAGEHRLLTSLTLDRQLAGLALSKLEAEVGPLALAASRDGLDGEVLVSPGYAVHEGPLPVIALADRSELWAAPLNKIYIQHPTLGDDALAEAARETVGALVDVVMAGEGIVEILPLGLNKATGLSLASRRLGLRAADTIAFGDMPNDIPMFGWAAHGVAMANAHDDLKAVASEITASNDEDGIAVTLERLLQV
- the serS gene encoding serine--tRNA ligase; the encoded protein is MIDLRLLREDPDRVRASQRARGEDVELVDALLSADERRRSSGVRFDELRSEQKQLGKLVPKASPEERAELLKRAEQLKSEVKAAEATQNEADEEAKRLLLRLGNIVHEDVPVGGEDDFVVLETHGTIRDFAAEGFEPKDHLELGEALRAIDVERGAKVSGSRFYYLTGVGALLELALVNAAIAQATEAGFTPMLTPTLVRPRAMEGTGFLGQAAENVYHLEKDDYYLVGTSEVPLAAYHMDEIIDADQLPLRYAGFSPCYRREAGTYGKDTRGIFRVHQFDKVEMFSYVMPEDAEAEHKRLLEWEKQWLTSLELPFQVIDVATGDLGASASRKYDCEAWIPTQGKYRELTSASNCDSFQARRLSVRMREGKKVQPLATLNGTLCAVPRTIVALLENHQLADGSVRVPPVLRPYLGGRELLEPVAK
- the pheA gene encoding prephenate dehydratase; the encoded protein is MSATRYTYLGPEGTFTEAALRTLPEAATRELVPMVSVPAALDAVRNGDAAAALVPIENSVEGGVTATLDELASGTPLMIYREVLLPIAFALLVRPGTRLSDVRTVTGHPVAQPQVRNWLRANLPDALWESAASNADGARLVKEGKYDAAFAGEFAAATYGLEALVTDIHDAQNAETRFVLVGRPARPAAPTGADRTSVVIWLGTDRPGALLELLQEFAVRGVNLMLIQSRPTGEGIGNYCFAVDAEGHITERRVAEALMGLKRTAPKVRFLGSYPRAGVTPDKVSKPRAGTSDADFTEASDWLGRCQDGRG
- the efeB gene encoding iron uptake transporter deferrochelatase/peroxidase subunit gives rise to the protein MESGGHPAEKAAPESTVPETPVTESTVPESTGVSRRRLLGTAGAVGAGGLALGAVGGAAVRAAALDDTPAELASVGSTTVAFHGEHQPGITTPAQSRGHLVAFDLAPGAGRKEAAALMRRWSALAAGLMDGQPAGTDDTGIALDAGPSSLTLTFGFGRTFFDRTGLADRRPAGLDPLPPFSADRLDPRRSNGDLWIQIGADDGLVAFHALREIQRAAADAARVRWQMNGFNRSPGATARPMTARNLMGQVDGTNNPQPSDPDFDRRIFVPPAGAGTPRGGTNSAGGADDWLAGGSYAVVRRIRMLLDDWERLALTRQEEIIGRRKADGAPLTGGTETTPLALDELRPDGQPAIPANAHARISAPEQNGGAAMLRRPFSYHDGIGPDGTPDAGLLFVCWQADPLRGFVPVQRKLDRGDALSPFIRHEASGLFAVPGGAREGEYVGQRLLES
- a CDS encoding copper resistance protein CopC gives rise to the protein MTATTAPRPVPAPGPVRALLALAVLLGTVIGALLAAAPPASAHAALTGSDPQDGAVVATAPREVSLTFSEQIALGKDSIRVLEPSGKRADTGTVRDLSEGGTVRYGTELRPELPDGTYTVAWQGVSADSHPISGAFTFSIGAPSATQVALPDQEAGGGAVGVLYDLARYTAYGSFALLVGAVAFIQLCWRPGAGARPLQRLVARSWVALTASTLAMLLLRGPYTTSGTLADVFDLGGLQPVLETKTGAALVSRLLLLGAAALFIAVLFGTYARETRAVAAGGSGADSADDAGDGGATGNGGARDGGDGGARDGGREKDLTFGLAVGGTVVAAGIAATWALSEHASTGIQTGLAMPLDVLHLLAVACWLGGLAALLTALHRVPSFGADAARRFSRVAFASVVVLAVTGLYQSWRQLGSWSALTGTEYGRWLLVKVALVAVMLGVARYSRTWTARLAGAERGPEGAETGGSGAAEAAGTAGTTGTEDMGRGTGDDDGSASGGGGAPDPVRAAQLARQRAVMATARRKKERDADPDRAGLRRSVLAETGVAVVLLAVTTVLTTTEPGRTAEATEQNGGPGGSSAAAPAAPRGPVELKLPFDTGGTDGSGTVRLTLDPARPGGNALHVWVDGKDGRPLDVPELKISFTLQAQQVGPLPVAPERLAPGHWSTASVQIPLPGDWKVQVTVRTSDIDQTTVADTLKIG
- a CDS encoding copper chaperone PCu(A)C — encoded protein: MTPRDPLRTTGRRTPRADRRRRDPRARLGAALALAAALALTGCSTGGDGSGPDDGPPRLTVDGAFMPQPVNDVAAGFLTVRNEGGTADKLTGVTSALSDDVSIHESKDQRMRKVAEFDVPARGALDLERGGSHIMFMGLKHRPEQGDTVTVELRFEKSDPITVDLPVEEPSHNPKNHR